The Priestia koreensis genomic interval AAGGAGACGCAGATCGTGCTGTACAGGCAGCATATGAGGCACAGAAGGAATGGGAGAAAGTACCTTCCAATGAGCGCGGGAAAATTGTCCGCAAGTTAGGTGATAAAATTAATGAACGAAAAGATACGTTTATAAAGCTTCTTATCGAAGAACAGGGGAAAAGCTATGAGCAGGCAACCGGCGAAGTAGAAACAGCGATTGATTATTTCTACTACATGTCAGAATGGGCACGACGAATCGAAGGTGAAGTTCTGCCAAGTGACCGTCCAAACGAGAACATCTTCATTTATAAGCGTCCTATTGGAGTCGTAGGTGGCATCGTACCGTGGAATTTCCCCGTATTTATTCTGGCGAGAAAGGTTGCTACCGCGCTCATTGCTGGTTGTACGATCGTATTAAAACCAAGTCAGCAAACGCCAAACACAGCCGCTGAATTTACAAAAATTGTGGACGAGATGGACGAACTTCCAAAAGGCGTATACAACTACATTACTGGAAAAGGCTCGACGATCGGAAACGCCCTTGCTACACATCCAAAAGTCGCAATTGTTACGATGACAGGAAGCGTTGGTGCTGGTGTGAAGGTGATGGAAGCAGCAGCTAAGAACATTACGAAAGTAAATCTAGAGCTTGGCGGAAAAGCGCCGGCTATCGTAACGGCAAACGCTGATGTCGATTTGGCGGTGGAAAGCATTAAGCAGTCTCGTCTTACAAATGCAGGGCAGGCATGTACAAACGCTGAGCGAGTATATGTTCATGAGAGCGTGGCAGAGGAATTTATTAAAAAAATTACGGAAGCAATGAAAAACACAAAGCTTGGCAACCCACTTGAAGACAAGGAAGCCGACATGGGACCACTTGTGAGTGAGGATCGTCTGAACACGGTACACAAAATGGTGGAAAAGGCCGTGAAGGAAGGCGCAGAGATTGCAACCGGTGGTAAGCGCGCTTCGATGGAAAAAGGCTTCTTTTATGAGCCAACGGTACTGCTGAACGTAAAGCAGAACATGGATATTATTCAAGAGGAGATTTTTGGACCTGTTTTACCAATCATGACCTACAGTAACTTAGACGAAGCGATCGAGCTGGCAAACGATTCCGATTTCGGTCTTTCGTCATCCATTTACACAGAAAACGTCCATGAGGCAATGCGCGCTGCGAACGAATTGAAGTACGGCGAGACGTTCATTAACCGTGAAAACTTTGAGGCTATTCAAGGCTATCATGCCGGACTTCGTAAGTCGGGTCTTGGCGGTGCTGACGGCAAGCACGGACTTGAGGATTTTCTTGCGACGCACGTTGTGTATATGCAATACAAACAAGATTACAAATAAAAGAGGGCGCCTTAGGGCGTCTTTTTTATGTAGCTATCTTTTAATAATTTTTCCACTTCGCACACGAGTTTTCGGTTGTTTACACATATACATACTATATAAGGGTGTTTTAAATAAAATGTAAAAGGATGTGTATGAGATGGAGGTTCAGGTTAGCTATCACATTATCTCACATTCGCGTGGAATCATTACGGTTGCTTTGTGCGTGAATAATAAGATTGCTCATATATTAGCCGGGAAAGATGCTGTTATTCAGCGAAAGCTTAAAAAATTGTTTGACTAAAGTCTCATTTTTCCTGTCCCGTTCTGAACTATTTTACAATTAAATGAGGATAGTGATACATTAATAATAGAAAAGACAGAGCTTTCAAAATGGGGACAAGGGGAAAAAGGAAAATGCCAAAGAAGATAAAAATGAGATGCGAAACGTTTTATCGATTAACTAATCTAGGGGTAGATTATCGACATATTGATAGTGAGAAAGATTTAGATCTTTTGAGTCAAGTTATGTATGACAGCTATAAAGAGAAGGAAGAGAAAGAGCTACAAGACACGAAAAGTGAACTTCAACAGACATTTGAAGGTCGATATGGAAAGTGGCTGCCTCAATGCTCATATGTGATTGAGAACGAAGGTCTACCAGTCTCTGCGACCATTATTACGCTGTTTGAAGAGGCACCGCTTGTTGCCTATACGTTCACTCATCCTACATACAGCAACAAGGGGTATTCAACCTTTCTGTTACAAAAAAGTATTAATCGTCTCTTTGAACAGGGCTACAGTTACGTATACTTGGTCGTTGGAGAGGATAATCGTTCTGCTAGACACCTTTACGGGAAAATTGGATTTACAGAAATGTCATAACGAGTTTGGGAAT includes:
- the aldA gene encoding aldehyde dehydrogenase, with amino-acid sequence MLQHKLYINGEYVESESNEFIDVLNPATEEVIARIPSSTEGDADRAVQAAYEAQKEWEKVPSNERGKIVRKLGDKINERKDTFIKLLIEEQGKSYEQATGEVETAIDYFYYMSEWARRIEGEVLPSDRPNENIFIYKRPIGVVGGIVPWNFPVFILARKVATALIAGCTIVLKPSQQTPNTAAEFTKIVDEMDELPKGVYNYITGKGSTIGNALATHPKVAIVTMTGSVGAGVKVMEAAAKNITKVNLELGGKAPAIVTANADVDLAVESIKQSRLTNAGQACTNAERVYVHESVAEEFIKKITEAMKNTKLGNPLEDKEADMGPLVSEDRLNTVHKMVEKAVKEGAEIATGGKRASMEKGFFYEPTVLLNVKQNMDIIQEEIFGPVLPIMTYSNLDEAIELANDSDFGLSSSIYTENVHEAMRAANELKYGETFINRENFEAIQGYHAGLRKSGLGGADGKHGLEDFLATHVVYMQYKQDYK
- a CDS encoding GNAT family N-acetyltransferase, which produces MPKKIKMRCETFYRLTNLGVDYRHIDSEKDLDLLSQVMYDSYKEKEEKELQDTKSELQQTFEGRYGKWLPQCSYVIENEGLPVSATIITLFEEAPLVAYTFTHPTYSNKGYSTFLLQKSINRLFEQGYSYVYLVVGEDNRSARHLYGKIGFTEMS